Genomic segment of Mercurialis annua linkage group LG6, ddMerAnnu1.2, whole genome shotgun sequence:
ATCTGTTTTTGATTtcgtatttaaattctttatcatttagtttttaatcaattgtatGAACGTTATAGGAAACATCTGAAGTCATTGATGAAGAGCCACCTGAAATGAGGCTCTACAGTCAAGCACACCGTAAAAAAGACGGCTCATGGATTGACCCAGAAGCTGGAGATAAATACGtaagttctttttttatatatatatagttatctaaacacaattttataaagtgttattaaagcatatttaattaattaggaacAAATGGAAGCTATTCGCTCAAAAGCACTCGAGGAAGGCGTTGCAATTGATGGGAGGAAAATTCTACAAAAGGTTTTGGATATACCGAAGTCTGGTTATGCTCGTGGACTCGGATATGGAGCCAAACGGATAACAGCTAAAGAATCAGAGTTTGAAGCTCGTTTACAAGCAGAGAAGTTTGAGACTGAAAAGCAAGTTAAAGAACTAAAtgaccaaattcaaaatcaacaggTGAAAATTGATAACATTTCTCAATCATATAGCAAACTCAAGCATCTTGTTCAACAAATGTTGAATGCAAAAGATGATGAGGAAATATCTATTGATGGCGACGAAACATGTATCGATGGCTGTGAAAAATCTCTTGATGACGAACCATCTAATGATTGGTATGTGACGgcttacttaaatatat
This window contains:
- the LOC126687575 gene encoding uncharacterized protein LOC126687575, coding for METSEVIDEEPPEMRLYSQAHRKKDGSWIDPEAGDKYEQMEAIRSKALEEGVAIDGRKILQKVLDIPKSGYARGLGYGAKRITAKESEFEARLQAEKFETEKQVKELNDQIQNQQVKIDNISQSYSKLKHLVQQMLNAKDDEEISIDGDETCIDGCEKSLDDEPSNDWYVTAYLNIFFNSLRF